In a single window of the Pseudomonas entomophila genome:
- the malQ gene encoding 4-alpha-glucanotransferase, with amino-acid sequence MSEQPLHRLAAQVGLARDWVDANNRPQQVSDDVLRQVLQGLGHPAHDRAAIEASLRAVEQAEDSEHLPPLLTVDRGQPLDLQRYFSTASTVRCTLEDGTQRTLQLDAQARLPGELPLGYHQLDIDGRTFTVAVAPARCHALQDAVKQAPPRCWGLAVQLYSLRRPGDGGYGDCLALEQLARSAAERGADALAISPIHALSIVDQQHYSPYSPSSRLLLNTLYASPAALLGERAVRMAIEACGLEQTLEDLEQRPLVDWPRAADARLRLLEALYQDFSQGNHPLREDFDQFRANGGEKLEHHCRFEVLQAHAMEHGLGADWRNWPAAWHDPYHPEVEAFAHAYPARVEFHAFCQWLTERSLQRAQDAARGNGMAIGLIADLAVGADGAGSQAWSRQDELLADLKVGAPPDILNRSGQDWGICAFSPEGLKRNGYRAFIEMLRANLAHAGGLRIDHVMGLRRLWLVPRGAKPSEGAYLNYPLADLLRLLALESVRHQAIILGEDLGTVPEGLRERLADKAVLGMRVLPFEQAPPGHFTPILDWPDNALATTGTHDLAPLAGWLAGRDIDWSHRLKLIETAAELHWRHTRALERDGLRRTLEQNYGPQADDSALIDAAIRYLGHTRAPLVLVPLEDLLGCDEQSNLPGTTESHPNWRRRFRTPVRDLLDDEDAARRLELLAQAREQAWERDR; translated from the coding sequence ATGAGCGAACAGCCCCTCCATCGCCTGGCGGCCCAGGTAGGTCTGGCCCGTGACTGGGTCGACGCCAACAACCGCCCACAGCAGGTCAGCGACGACGTGTTGCGCCAGGTGCTGCAAGGCCTGGGGCACCCGGCCCATGACCGCGCGGCCATCGAAGCCAGCCTGCGCGCCGTCGAACAGGCCGAGGACAGCGAGCACCTGCCACCCTTGCTGACCGTCGACCGCGGCCAGCCGCTCGACCTGCAACGCTACTTCAGTACCGCAAGCACCGTGCGATGCACCCTGGAGGACGGTACGCAGCGCACCTTGCAACTGGACGCCCAGGCCCGCCTGCCGGGCGAACTGCCGCTGGGTTACCACCAACTGGACATCGACGGCCGAACGTTCACCGTGGCGGTGGCGCCCGCGCGCTGCCATGCCCTGCAAGATGCCGTGAAGCAGGCGCCACCCCGCTGCTGGGGCCTGGCGGTGCAACTGTATAGCCTGCGTCGCCCCGGCGATGGCGGCTATGGCGACTGCCTGGCCCTGGAGCAACTGGCGCGCAGCGCCGCAGAACGCGGCGCCGATGCCTTGGCGATCAGCCCGATCCATGCGTTGTCGATCGTCGACCAACAGCACTACAGCCCCTACTCGCCCTCCAGCCGCCTGCTGCTCAACACCCTGTACGCCAGCCCCGCCGCCCTGCTGGGCGAGCGCGCCGTGCGCATGGCAATCGAAGCCTGCGGCCTGGAGCAGACGCTCGAAGACCTGGAACAACGCCCGCTGGTCGACTGGCCGCGCGCCGCCGACGCCCGCCTGCGCCTGCTCGAAGCGCTCTACCAGGACTTCAGCCAGGGCAATCACCCGCTGCGCGAAGACTTCGACCAGTTCCGTGCCAACGGCGGCGAAAAGCTTGAACATCACTGCCGCTTCGAGGTGCTGCAAGCCCACGCCATGGAACACGGCCTGGGCGCCGACTGGCGCAACTGGCCAGCGGCCTGGCACGACCCCTACCACCCGGAAGTCGAGGCCTTCGCCCATGCCTACCCCGCCCGCGTGGAGTTCCATGCCTTCTGCCAGTGGCTGACCGAACGCAGCCTGCAACGGGCCCAGGACGCCGCGCGCGGCAACGGCATGGCCATCGGCCTGATCGCCGACCTGGCGGTGGGCGCCGACGGTGCCGGCAGCCAGGCTTGGAGCCGCCAGGACGAACTGCTGGCCGATCTCAAGGTCGGTGCGCCCCCGGATATCCTCAACCGTTCCGGGCAGGACTGGGGCATCTGCGCATTTTCGCCCGAAGGCCTCAAGCGCAATGGTTACCGTGCCTTCATCGAGATGCTGCGGGCCAACCTGGCCCATGCCGGCGGCCTGCGTATCGACCATGTAATGGGCCTGCGCCGGTTGTGGCTGGTCCCCCGCGGCGCCAAACCCAGCGAAGGCGCCTACCTGAACTATCCGCTGGCCGACCTGCTGCGCCTTCTGGCCCTGGAATCGGTGCGCCACCAGGCGATCATCCTCGGCGAAGACCTGGGTACCGTGCCTGAAGGGCTGCGTGAACGCCTGGCCGACAAGGCCGTGCTGGGCATGCGCGTGCTGCCTTTCGAACAGGCCCCACCCGGGCACTTCACACCCATCCTCGACTGGCCCGACAACGCCCTGGCCACCACCGGCACCCATGACCTCGCGCCCCTGGCCGGCTGGCTGGCGGGCCGCGATATCGACTGGAGCCACCGCCTGAAGCTGATCGAGACCGCCGCCGAGCTGCACTGGCGGCATACCCGGGCGCTGGAGCGCGACGGCTTGCGTCGCACCCTTGAGCAGAACTACGGACCGCAAGCGGACGACAGCGCGCTGATCGACGCCGCGATCCGCTACCTCGGCCATACCCGCGCCCCGCTGGTGCTGGTGCCCCTGGAGGACCTGCTGGGTTGCGACGAGCAGTCCAACCTGCCCGGCACCACCGAGAGCCACCCCAACTGGCGGCGACGCTTCAGGACGCCAGTGCGTGACCTGCTCGACGACGAAGACGCCGCCCGCCGCCTGGAGCTGCTGGCCCAGGCCCGCGAGCAGGCCTGGGAGCGTGACCGGTGA
- the treZ gene encoding malto-oligosyltrehalose trehalohydrolase, translated as MHRHGAQLLDATSARFALWAPDARSVSVMIEQRPPVVLQTDGDGWYSVVTACQAGDRYHFQIDDELRVADPASRYQPEGAQGPSALVDLSGYPWQHPWQGRPWHEAVIQELHVGLLDGYPGVAEVLPRLAALGISAIELMPLGQFPGERNWGYDGVLPFAPQHSYGTPQALCALVDTAHGHGLMVLVDVVYNHFGPDGNYLHRYASPFFREDRQTPWGAAIDLRRPEVREYFIQNALMWLCDYRCDGLRLDAVHAIDQPDFLVELAQRVRSAVAPGRHVWLVLENEHNQASLLQQGFDAQWNDDGHNALHVLLTGETEGYYADYQERPIEQLARCLAEGFAFQGQLTRHGVPRGEPSGHLAPSAFVLFLQNHDQVGNRALGERLTRLCPPQALRAATALLLLAPMIPLLFMGDDDGSREPFLFFTDFHDELADAVREGRRGEFTHFSAFTDPRQRERIPDPNATATFEASRPRPQEVLAGWHGLYQQLLDLRRRHIIPRLPGTRALGADTLGDKALTSRWRLGDGHVLRIDLNLATQAQAVQLPPLTRRLYDSSDNAHPDSSLAAHSCVVSLLPPDQETS; from the coding sequence ATGCACAGGCATGGCGCACAGTTGCTGGACGCCACGTCGGCGCGCTTCGCCCTCTGGGCACCGGATGCGCGCAGCGTGAGCGTGATGATCGAGCAGCGACCGCCCGTCGTACTGCAAACCGACGGCGATGGCTGGTACAGCGTGGTCACCGCCTGCCAGGCGGGTGACCGTTATCACTTTCAGATCGACGATGAGCTGCGGGTGGCCGACCCGGCCTCGCGCTACCAGCCCGAAGGCGCACAGGGCCCCAGCGCGCTGGTGGACCTGAGCGGCTACCCCTGGCAACACCCCTGGCAGGGCCGACCCTGGCATGAGGCGGTGATCCAGGAGCTGCACGTCGGTCTGCTCGACGGTTATCCCGGTGTCGCCGAGGTATTGCCACGCCTGGCCGCGCTCGGCATCAGCGCCATCGAACTGATGCCCCTGGGGCAGTTCCCTGGCGAGCGCAACTGGGGTTATGACGGTGTGCTGCCCTTCGCGCCCCAACACAGCTATGGCACGCCACAGGCGCTTTGCGCCCTGGTCGACACCGCCCATGGCCACGGCCTGATGGTGCTGGTGGACGTGGTCTACAACCACTTTGGGCCCGACGGCAACTACCTGCACCGCTATGCCAGCCCGTTCTTTCGCGAAGACCGGCAGACGCCCTGGGGCGCGGCCATCGACTTGCGTCGGCCCGAGGTGCGCGAGTACTTCATCCAGAATGCACTGATGTGGCTGTGCGACTACCGCTGCGACGGGCTGCGCCTGGATGCCGTGCACGCCATCGACCAACCGGACTTCCTGGTCGAGCTGGCACAGCGGGTGCGCAGTGCCGTCGCACCGGGGCGGCACGTCTGGTTGGTGCTGGAAAACGAACACAACCAGGCCTCGCTGCTGCAGCAAGGCTTCGACGCCCAGTGGAACGACGACGGCCACAATGCCCTGCACGTACTGCTGACCGGCGAAACCGAAGGCTACTACGCCGATTACCAGGAACGCCCCATCGAACAACTGGCCCGCTGCCTCGCCGAAGGCTTCGCCTTCCAGGGCCAGCTCACTCGCCATGGCGTGCCACGGGGCGAGCCCAGCGGGCACCTGGCACCCAGCGCGTTCGTGCTGTTCCTGCAGAACCACGACCAGGTCGGCAACCGCGCCCTGGGCGAGCGCCTGACCCGCCTGTGCCCGCCACAGGCCTTGCGTGCCGCCACCGCGTTGTTGCTGCTGGCGCCCATGATTCCGCTGCTGTTCATGGGTGACGACGACGGCAGCCGCGAGCCGTTCCTGTTCTTCACCGACTTCCACGACGAACTGGCCGACGCCGTGCGCGAAGGCCGACGCGGCGAGTTCACCCATTTCAGCGCCTTCACCGACCCACGGCAGCGCGAGCGAATCCCCGACCCCAACGCCACCGCCACCTTCGAGGCCTCCCGGCCCCGGCCCCAGGAAGTACTCGCCGGCTGGCACGGCCTGTACCAGCAACTGCTCGACCTGCGCAGGCGCCACATCATCCCGCGCCTGCCCGGTACCCGCGCCCTGGGCGCCGACACGCTGGGCGACAAGGCCCTGACCAGCCGCTGGCGCCTGGGTGACGGCCACGTGCTGCGCATCGACCTCAACCTCGCGACGCAGGCGCAGGCGGTACAGCTGCCGCCACTGACGCGGCGCCTGTACGACAGTAGCGACAACGCCCATCCCGACTCGTCGCTGGCCGCGCACAGTTGCGTGGTCAGCCTGCTGCCCCCCGACCAGGAGACGTCATGA